A stretch of Crossiella cryophila DNA encodes these proteins:
- a CDS encoding DUF5994 family protein, giving the protein MMSSPHAPFAAPLAPASIEPPGNIPRLRLKPQARVTGYVDGAWWPRTRDLAAELTALLPVLTIRLGRVERVTFNLTMWQPTARRLPVHTRSVRVEGFRAQQPDTVTVTGRGRQRLVLLVVPPETRPAIAHDIMMSAARRGNADSVSALLTVNLGASAGVSLLEQLDPDTQRWELDGGRFR; this is encoded by the coding sequence ATGATGTCGAGCCCGCACGCACCGTTCGCCGCCCCGCTGGCCCCCGCCTCGATCGAACCGCCGGGGAACATCCCGCGGCTGCGGCTCAAGCCACAGGCCCGCGTCACCGGGTACGTCGACGGAGCGTGGTGGCCGCGGACCAGGGACCTGGCCGCCGAACTGACCGCGTTGCTGCCGGTGCTCACCATCCGGCTGGGCCGGGTGGAGCGGGTGACCTTCAACCTGACCATGTGGCAGCCGACCGCGCGCAGGCTCCCGGTGCACACCCGCAGCGTCCGGGTGGAGGGATTCCGGGCGCAGCAGCCGGACACGGTGACGGTGACCGGGCGCGGCAGGCAGCGGCTCGTGCTGCTGGTGGTGCCGCCGGAAACCCGGCCCGCCATCGCGCACGACATCATGATGTCGGCGGCCCGGCGGGGCAACGCGGACAGCGTCAGCGCGCTGCTCACGGTCAACCTCGGCGCGTCGGCCGGCGTCAGTCTGCTGGAGCAGCTGGACCCGGACACCCAGCGCTGGGAACTCGACGGCGGCCGGTTCCGCTGA